The proteins below come from a single Malus domestica chromosome 03, GDT2T_hap1 genomic window:
- the LOC114824141 gene encoding mavicyanin-like, producing MAFVKDYSLVSSVVMVVALSGVCFGGTVYKVGDSHGWTAKDGFNYKEWAASKTFYVGDTIVFEYNAKEHNVAQVTHGNFKACNSTDAITTTASGNDSIKLTKPEHLFYICGVPGHCQAGQKVDIRVVASSSSPNASSPIHTPPPSSSNPNASSPSHTPAPSSSNPNASVSPAPVSSEKSSAPFVQSSNGLLILAMIMGVLASFY from the exons ATGGCTTTCGTGAAGGATTACTCACTGGTTTCTTCCGTGGTAATGGTGGTGGCTTTGTCTGGGGTGTGTTTTGGTGGTACTGTGTACAAGGTGGGTGACTCCCATGGGTGGACAGCCAAAGATGGTTTTAATTACAAGGAATGGGCAGCTAGCAAGACCTTTTATGTTGGAGACACCATCG TTTTTGAGTACAATGCCAAGGAGCATAATGTGGCACAAGTGACCCACGGAAATTTCAAGGCCTGCAACTCAACGGATGCAATCACCACCACCGCCTCCGGCAACGACAGTATAAAGTTGACGAAACCTGAACACTTGTTCTACATTTGCGGTGTCCCCGGTCACTGCCAGGCCGGCCAGAAGGTTGACATCAGAGTTGTTGCTTCATCATCAAGCCCTAATGCATCAAGTCCGATTCACACCCCACCACCCAGTTCTTCAAACCCTAATGCATCAAGTCCGAGTCACACCCCAGCTCCCAGTTCTTCAAACCCTAATGCATCAGTTTCACCTGCTCCTGTCTCATCCGAGAAGAGCAGTGCTCCATTTGTCCAGTCTTCTAATGGGCTACTTATACTTGCGATGATTATGGGGGTTCTTGCTTCTTTTTATTAA